The Sphingobium sp. JS3065 genome includes a region encoding these proteins:
- a CDS encoding [protein-PII] uridylyltransferase: MVMQFPKLGSRRAIIDRRAISDRINALAQEHRGDQMKLRGLIVKELKDALDAGREDVAHRLSQKPTRGREAVTAFAFLVDQILRLLYDATTHHLYPAGNRSTGERIVLIAVGGYGRGEMAPHSDVDIGFITPWKPTGWTEQVIESMLYSLWDLGLKVGHSSRSIDETMRMAKADLTVRTALLEARYIWGDRALYEETATRFDSEIMQGTARAFVTEKLEERDERHKRMGDSRYVVEPNVKEGKGGLRDLHTLFWIGKYVNRVKSVAELVDVGLLTEIELRQFQKAEDFLWAVRCHLHMITGRAEDRLTFDLQLETATRMHFTGRAGRSGVERFMRYYFLNAKTVGDLTAVFLAHLDDQMAERGRRYIPSFFRRPKKLDGFVLDRGRLALPSDDFFQDDPVRLLEIFALADKHGLAIHPSAMRAASRDASLITAKVRRDPRANAAFMEVLTSPRDPETVLRWMNESTVFGRFVPDFRRVVAQMQFDMYHHYTVDEHTIRAVGLLARIEKGELNQDHPLAADLMGKLVSRRVLYVAVLLHDIAKGRGGDHSILGAEVAEHLCPRLGLTPAETETVSWLVLHHLLMSATAFKRDLADYKTILDFVDVVQSPERLRLLLCLTVVDIRAVGPGVWNSWKRQLLGDLYESAEELLRLGHKQKGRGERVTAKQHGLRQALGLSEADFAKLSRRLPESYWIAEPEDILIHNAQHILEAGDSPLSIAAQYYPQRGATLVTVYAADHPGLFYRIAGAIHLAGGNIIDARIHTTRDGVAIDNFLVQDPLGGAFHSPEQLTRIRKAIEDSLANRHRMITKLEARPLPRTRAETFRIQPNVLIDNKASNRFTVIEVNARDRPALLFSLANALFQSKVTVHSAHVATYGERAVDTFYVTDLLAGKIESKARLQTLERRLLEAAGGEVAELERA, from the coding sequence ATGGTCATGCAGTTTCCGAAATTGGGTTCCAGGCGCGCCATCATCGACCGGCGCGCCATTTCAGACCGCATCAACGCCCTGGCGCAGGAGCATCGCGGCGATCAGATGAAACTGCGCGGCCTGATCGTGAAGGAATTGAAGGACGCGCTGGACGCGGGGCGCGAGGATGTCGCCCATCGCCTCAGCCAGAAACCGACCCGCGGGCGGGAAGCCGTCACTGCCTTCGCTTTCCTGGTCGACCAGATTTTACGCCTGCTCTACGACGCCACCACGCACCATCTCTACCCGGCGGGCAATCGCAGCACCGGCGAGCGGATCGTGCTGATCGCGGTGGGCGGCTATGGCCGGGGCGAGATGGCGCCGCACAGCGATGTCGACATCGGCTTCATCACCCCCTGGAAGCCCACCGGCTGGACCGAGCAGGTGATCGAATCCATGCTCTATTCGCTGTGGGATCTGGGGCTGAAGGTCGGCCATAGCAGCCGGTCGATCGACGAAACCATGCGCATGGCGAAGGCGGACCTGACCGTGCGCACCGCCCTGCTGGAGGCGCGCTACATCTGGGGCGACCGGGCGCTCTATGAGGAGACGGCCACGCGTTTCGACAGCGAGATCATGCAGGGCACGGCCCGCGCCTTCGTCACCGAAAAGCTGGAGGAACGGGACGAGCGGCACAAGCGCATGGGCGACAGCCGCTATGTCGTCGAACCCAATGTGAAGGAGGGCAAGGGCGGCCTGCGCGATCTGCACACCCTGTTCTGGATCGGCAAATATGTGAACCGCGTGAAGTCGGTCGCGGAACTGGTCGATGTCGGCCTGCTGACCGAAATCGAACTGCGCCAGTTCCAGAAGGCGGAGGATTTCCTCTGGGCGGTGCGTTGCCACCTGCACATGATCACGGGCCGCGCCGAGGATCGGCTGACCTTCGACCTGCAATTGGAAACCGCCACCCGCATGCATTTCACCGGGCGCGCCGGTCGGTCGGGCGTCGAGCGGTTCATGCGCTATTATTTCCTGAACGCGAAGACGGTGGGCGACCTCACCGCCGTGTTCCTCGCCCATCTGGACGACCAGATGGCGGAACGCGGGCGGCGCTATATCCCCAGTTTCTTCCGGCGTCCCAAGAAGCTGGACGGCTTCGTGCTGGATCGCGGGCGGCTGGCGCTGCCGAGCGATGATTTCTTTCAGGACGACCCCGTGCGCCTGCTGGAAATCTTCGCGCTGGCGGACAAGCATGGTCTCGCCATCCATCCCAGCGCCATGCGCGCCGCCAGCCGCGACGCCAGCCTGATCACCGCCAAGGTGCGCCGCGATCCACGCGCCAACGCCGCCTTCATGGAGGTGCTGACCTCTCCCCGCGACCCGGAAACCGTGCTGCGCTGGATGAACGAATCGACCGTCTTCGGCCGCTTCGTCCCCGATTTCCGCCGGGTCGTGGCGCAGATGCAGTTCGACATGTACCACCATTATACGGTGGACGAACATACGATCCGCGCCGTCGGACTGCTGGCGCGGATCGAGAAGGGCGAGCTGAATCAGGATCATCCGCTGGCGGCGGACCTGATGGGCAAGCTGGTGTCGCGCCGCGTCCTCTATGTCGCGGTGCTGCTGCACGACATCGCCAAGGGGCGCGGCGGCGACCACAGCATATTGGGCGCGGAAGTGGCGGAGCATCTCTGCCCGCGCCTGGGCCTGACCCCGGCGGAGACGGAAACCGTGTCCTGGCTGGTGCTGCATCACCTGCTGATGTCCGCCACCGCCTTCAAGCGCGACCTGGCCGATTACAAGACGATCCTCGACTTCGTGGACGTGGTGCAGAGTCCGGAGCGGCTGAGGCTGCTGCTGTGCCTGACCGTGGTCGACATCCGCGCCGTGGGGCCTGGCGTCTGGAATAGCTGGAAGCGCCAGTTGCTGGGCGATCTTTATGAGTCCGCCGAGGAGTTGCTGCGCCTTGGCCACAAGCAGAAGGGCCGCGGCGAGCGGGTCACGGCCAAGCAGCACGGGCTGCGCCAGGCGCTCGGCCTGTCGGAGGCGGATTTCGCCAAGCTGAGCAGGCGCCTGCCCGAAAGCTACTGGATCGCGGAGCCGGAGGATATCCTCATCCACAATGCGCAGCATATATTGGAGGCGGGCGATTCCCCCCTCTCCATCGCCGCGCAATATTATCCGCAGCGCGGCGCGACGCTGGTGACGGTCTATGCCGCCGACCATCCGGGCCTGTTCTACCGGATCGCGGGCGCGATCCATCTGGCGGGCGGCAACATCATCGACGCGCGCATCCACACCACGCGGGACGGCGTCGCCATCGACAATTTCCTGGTGCAGGACCCGCTAGGCGGCGCTTTCCACAGCCCGGAGCAATTGACGCGCATCCGCAAGGCGATCGAGGATTCACTGGCCAACCGGCATCGCATGATCACCAAGCTGGAGGCGCGCCCCCTGCCCCGCACCCGCGCCGAAACCTTCCGCATCCAACCCAATGTGCTGATCGATAACAAGGCGTCCAACCGCTTCACCGTGATAGAGGTGAATGCGCGGGATCGCCCGGCGTTGCTGTTCAGCCTGGCCAATGCGCTGTTCCAGTCGAAGGTGACGGTGCACAGCGCCCATGTCGCCACCTATGGCGAGCGGGCGGTGGACACTTTCTACGTCACCGACCTGCTGGCCGGAAAGATCGAGAGCAAGGCGCGGCTGCAAACGCTGGAACGGCGGCTTCTGGAAGCGGCGGGAGGCGAAGTGGCGGAACTGGAGCGGGCTTGA
- a CDS encoding L,D-transpeptidase family protein, whose translation MNVVRVDAGAGRLSFGAIEMACTVGRGGSCAAADKREGDGCTPLGIWPIRGALLRPGKVEAAGIRLPWRWVRDGDGWSDDVADPAYNRPVHLPRAFSAENLLRDDDAYDVIVVLGHNDAPPVPGQGSAIFFHLSEGRPTAGCVAVERADMLRLLPLLVPGDVMEIV comes from the coding sequence ATGAACGTCGTCCGCGTCGATGCAGGCGCGGGACGTCTCTCCTTCGGTGCAATCGAGATGGCCTGCACCGTCGGTCGCGGCGGTTCCTGCGCGGCGGCGGACAAGCGGGAAGGGGACGGCTGCACGCCGCTGGGGATCTGGCCGATCCGGGGCGCGTTGCTGCGGCCGGGCAAGGTGGAGGCGGCGGGCATCCGTCTGCCATGGCGCTGGGTGCGGGACGGGGATGGCTGGTCCGACGATGTGGCCGATCCGGCCTATAACCGGCCCGTGCATCTGCCGCGTGCCTTCTCCGCCGAAAATCTGCTGCGCGACGACGATGCCTATGATGTGATCGTCGTTCTGGGCCATAACGACGCGCCGCCGGTGCCGGGGCAGGGGAGCGCGATCTTCTTCCACCTGTCCGAAGGGAGACCCACCGCCGGATGCGTGGCGGTGGAGCGGGCGGATATGCTGCGCCTGTTGCCGTTGCTGGTGCCGGGCGACGTGATGGAGATCGTTTAG
- the ribA gene encoding GTP cyclohydrolase II — protein MGARAAARAIDALRRGWPVRVRAADGALRLMAVEGADAVTLAGFDPAAKADILISAARAQTLKLANQLAAADPDMPVLVARAPWIDTDVATAMSDPVLDLASPLKGPFMAKPLAAPLAAKAALRLARLAGILPAYFATVDGEVEAEVGAADVDAYDDAVHLDIATRARLPVSASETAEIIAFRSPDEPREHVALIVGQRDSSPPVIRLHSECLTGDVLGSLKCDCGPQLHEALHQIADSTWGILLYLRQEGRGIGLVNKLRAYALQDQGFDTVDANVRLGFAIDARDFSVAARMLDLLGVGEVRLLTNNPNKVTGLEAAGIKVAERLPIILPANPHNERYLATKRDRTGHQL, from the coding sequence ATGGGCGCGCGCGCTGCCGCTCGCGCCATCGACGCGCTACGCCGGGGCTGGCCGGTGCGGGTCCGGGCCGCCGACGGCGCGCTGCGGCTGATGGCGGTGGAAGGGGCGGATGCGGTGACGCTTGCGGGTTTCGACCCGGCGGCGAAGGCCGACATACTGATCTCCGCGGCACGGGCGCAGACGCTGAAACTTGCCAACCAGTTGGCGGCTGCCGATCCCGACATGCCGGTGCTGGTGGCGCGGGCGCCGTGGATCGACACCGATGTCGCGACGGCGATGTCCGACCCGGTTCTGGACCTGGCCTCGCCCCTCAAAGGCCCGTTCATGGCGAAGCCGCTGGCCGCGCCGCTGGCGGCCAAGGCGGCGCTGCGGCTGGCGCGGCTCGCGGGCATATTGCCCGCCTATTTCGCCACGGTCGACGGCGAAGTCGAGGCGGAGGTCGGCGCCGCCGATGTCGACGCCTATGACGATGCCGTGCATCTGGATATCGCGACGCGGGCGAGGCTGCCGGTATCGGCCAGCGAAACCGCGGAGATCATCGCCTTCCGCAGCCCGGACGAACCACGCGAGCATGTGGCGCTGATCGTCGGCCAGCGCGATTCGTCGCCGCCGGTGATCCGCCTGCACAGCGAATGCCTGACCGGGGATGTTCTGGGGTCGCTGAAATGCGATTGCGGGCCGCAATTGCACGAAGCGCTGCACCAGATCGCGGATTCCACCTGGGGCATATTGCTCTATCTGCGGCAGGAAGGGCGGGGCATCGGCCTCGTCAACAAGCTGCGCGCCTATGCCTTGCAGGATCAGGGTTTCGATACGGTCGACGCCAATGTGCGGCTGGGTTTCGCCATCGACGCCCGCGATTTTTCGGTCGCGGCGCGGATGCTGGACCTGCTCGGCGTGGGCGAGGTGCGGCTGCTCACCAACAATCCCAACAAGGTGACGGGGCTGGAAGCGGCGGGAATCAAGGTGGCGGAACGGCTGCCGATCATCCTGCCCGCCAATCCGCATAATGAACGCTATCTGGCCACCAAGCGCGACCGGACCGGGCATCAGCTATGA
- the xth gene encoding exodeoxyribonuclease III, with the protein MSQTLSIASWNINSVRARLDIVERFLTEEAPDILCLQETKVVNEIFPAAMFRQLGYVHQVLNGQRMHHGVAIMSKVPIHEDDRFDWQANGEARHVGVRLDNGVRIENVYVPAGGDIADREVNPKFGQKLDFLERMIQWSSGLEDKPTILTGDFNIAPMECDVWSHKQLLNVVSHTPIECEILARLQASNDWVDIGRHFYPAPQRLYTWWSYRAKDWAESDRGRRLDHMWMTRDVAGKAIGHRVVEPARNWGKPSDHIPIVTEFAF; encoded by the coding sequence ATGTCCCAGACACTCAGCATCGCCTCGTGGAATATCAACAGTGTCCGTGCCCGGCTCGATATCGTGGAGCGCTTCCTGACGGAGGAAGCGCCCGACATCCTCTGTCTTCAGGAAACCAAGGTGGTGAACGAGATTTTCCCCGCCGCGATGTTCCGGCAACTGGGCTATGTCCATCAGGTGCTGAATGGACAGCGGATGCACCATGGCGTGGCGATCATGTCCAAGGTGCCGATTCATGAGGACGACCGGTTCGACTGGCAGGCCAATGGCGAAGCGCGCCATGTCGGCGTGCGGCTGGACAATGGGGTCAGGATCGAAAATGTCTATGTCCCGGCTGGCGGCGACATCGCAGACCGGGAGGTGAATCCGAAATTCGGGCAGAAGCTCGATTTCCTGGAGCGCATGATCCAATGGTCCTCTGGGCTGGAGGACAAGCCGACCATATTGACCGGCGATTTCAACATCGCGCCGATGGAATGCGATGTGTGGAGCCACAAGCAGTTGCTGAACGTGGTCAGCCATACGCCCATCGAGTGCGAGATATTGGCGCGGTTGCAGGCGTCGAATGACTGGGTCGATATCGGCCGCCATTTCTATCCCGCGCCGCAGCGGCTTTATACCTGGTGGAGCTATCGCGCCAAGGACTGGGCGGAATCGGATCGCGGTCGGCGGCTGGACCATATGTGGATGACCAGGGATGTGGCGGGCAAGGCGATCGGCCATCGCGTGGTCGAACCGGCGCGCAACTGGGGCAAGCCGTCCGACCATATCCCGATCGTCACGGAATTCGCCTTCTGA
- a CDS encoding LolA family protein, with the protein MKRILAPLTLTLAAVPVLVPMIPAAAQADRSDLSKVNAYIRAVTTMTADFAQTDRNGQTLTGQLTIKQPGKIRFQYQKGVPLLIVGDGKALTMIDYEVRQVQRWPIGNSPLGALIDPSKDLSKFGKVIQTGDPTVLSVQARDPRRPEYGTITMIFKRDAGSPAGLQLYGWVALDSQNNRTAVKLSNQRYGVAVADSAFRWTDPRPKGRAAGG; encoded by the coding sequence ATGAAGCGCATCCTTGCGCCCCTCACCCTGACGCTGGCCGCCGTGCCGGTCCTCGTGCCGATGATCCCGGCGGCCGCGCAGGCGGACCGGTCCGACCTGTCGAAGGTGAACGCCTATATCCGCGCCGTCACCACCATGACCGCCGACTTCGCCCAGACCGACCGCAACGGCCAGACGCTGACCGGCCAGCTTACCATCAAACAGCCGGGCAAGATCCGCTTCCAATATCAGAAGGGCGTACCGCTGCTGATCGTGGGCGACGGCAAGGCGCTGACCATGATCGATTATGAAGTGCGGCAGGTGCAGCGCTGGCCGATCGGCAATTCGCCGCTGGGCGCGCTGATCGACCCGTCGAAGGACTTGTCGAAATTCGGCAAGGTGATCCAGACCGGCGATCCGACCGTGCTGAGCGTTCAGGCGCGCGACCCCAGGCGGCCGGAATATGGCACCATCACCATGATCTTCAAACGCGATGCGGGCAGCCCGGCGGGCTTGCAGCTTTACGGTTGGGTGGCGCTGGATTCGCAGAATAACCGGACGGCGGTGAAGCTTTCCAACCAGCGTTACGGCGTGGCGGTGGCCGATTCCGCCTTCCGCTGGACCGATCCCCGGCCCAAGGGGCGGGCGGCCGGCGGTTAA